A DNA window from Streptomyces sp. 71268 contains the following coding sequences:
- the glgX gene encoding glycogen debranching protein GlgX has translation MQVWPGQSYPLGATYDGAGTNFAVFSEVAQRIELCLLHDDGSHETVELRETDAFVRHAYLPGVMPGQRYGFRVYGPYAPEWGHRCNPAKLLLDPYAKAVSGQIDWDEAVYGYHFGRPERRNDLDSAPHTMSSVVVNPYFDWGDDRPPRTDYHRTVIYEAHVKGLTMRHPGLPDELRGTYAALAHPAVIEHLTELGVTTLELMPVHQFVQDHRLVDEGLANYWGYNTIGFFAPHNAYASWGDRGQQVLEFKSAVRALHAAGIEVILDVVYNHTAEGNHLGPTLSFRGLDNASYYRLGEDPRTYTDTTGTGNSLLMRHPHVLQLIMDSLRYWVTEMRVDGFRFDLAATLARQFHEVDRLSSFFDLVQQDPVVSRVKLIAEPWDVGEGGYQVGNFPPLWTEWNGKYRDTVRDLWRGQPRTLAEFGSRLTGSSDLYQSDGRRPLASINFVTCHDGFTLRDLVSYDRKHNEANGEDNRDGENDNRSWNCGVEGESRDPAVRELRARQMRNLLATLLLSQGVPMLSHGDEFARTQHGNNNAYCQDNELTWVRWPRRPGGAPDEESDGASEREPERDAGQVPEREADREALRMLEFTRTLVWLRRDHPVFRRRRFFHGRPVAGTHDALSDIAWFTAEGEPMRQRDWQAAHANSLMVFLNGNAISEPGPRGERVRDDSFLLMFNAHSSPLAFTVPPRHGQRWQVVVDTARPDGVPPGAGPTVAAGDRVTLVDRSLLVLRRPS, from the coding sequence ATGCAGGTCTGGCCAGGACAGTCCTACCCCCTCGGGGCCACCTACGACGGCGCGGGAACCAACTTCGCGGTGTTCTCGGAGGTCGCCCAACGGATCGAGCTGTGCCTGCTGCACGACGACGGCTCCCACGAGACGGTCGAACTGCGCGAGACCGACGCCTTCGTGCGACACGCCTACCTGCCGGGCGTGATGCCGGGCCAACGGTACGGCTTTCGGGTGTACGGCCCCTACGCCCCGGAGTGGGGCCACCGCTGCAACCCGGCCAAGCTGCTGCTCGACCCGTACGCCAAGGCCGTCAGCGGGCAGATCGACTGGGACGAGGCGGTCTACGGCTACCACTTCGGGCGCCCGGAGCGGCGCAACGACCTCGACTCGGCCCCGCACACCATGTCGTCGGTGGTGGTGAACCCGTACTTCGACTGGGGCGACGACCGGCCGCCGCGCACCGACTACCACCGCACCGTCATCTACGAGGCCCACGTGAAGGGCCTGACGATGCGCCACCCGGGGCTCCCGGACGAGCTGCGCGGGACGTACGCGGCGCTGGCGCACCCGGCCGTCATCGAGCACCTGACGGAGCTGGGGGTGACGACCCTGGAGCTGATGCCGGTGCACCAGTTCGTCCAGGACCACCGGCTCGTGGACGAGGGGCTCGCCAACTACTGGGGCTACAACACGATCGGGTTCTTCGCCCCGCACAACGCGTACGCCTCCTGGGGCGACCGGGGCCAGCAGGTGCTGGAGTTCAAGTCGGCGGTGCGGGCGCTGCACGCGGCGGGCATCGAGGTCATCCTCGACGTGGTCTACAACCACACCGCCGAGGGCAACCACCTGGGGCCGACGCTCTCCTTCCGCGGCCTGGACAACGCCTCGTACTACCGGCTGGGCGAGGACCCGCGCACGTACACGGATACCACCGGCACCGGCAACTCGCTGCTGATGCGCCACCCGCACGTGCTCCAGCTCATCATGGACTCGCTGCGCTACTGGGTGACCGAGATGCGGGTGGACGGGTTCCGCTTCGACCTGGCGGCGACGCTGGCCCGCCAGTTCCACGAGGTGGACCGGCTCTCCTCGTTCTTCGACCTGGTGCAGCAGGACCCGGTGGTCAGCCGGGTGAAGCTGATCGCGGAGCCGTGGGACGTGGGCGAGGGCGGCTACCAGGTGGGCAACTTCCCGCCGCTGTGGACCGAGTGGAACGGCAAGTACCGGGACACGGTGCGTGACCTGTGGCGCGGCCAGCCGCGCACGCTGGCCGAGTTCGGCTCCCGGCTCACCGGCTCCTCCGACCTCTACCAGAGCGACGGCCGCCGCCCGCTGGCCTCCATCAACTTCGTCACCTGCCACGACGGCTTCACCCTGCGCGACCTGGTCTCCTACGACCGCAAGCACAACGAGGCCAACGGCGAGGACAACCGGGACGGCGAGAACGACAACCGGTCCTGGAACTGCGGCGTCGAGGGCGAGAGCCGGGACCCGGCGGTGCGCGAGCTGCGCGCCCGGCAGATGCGCAACCTCCTCGCCACGCTGCTGCTCTCGCAGGGCGTGCCGATGCTCAGCCATGGCGACGAGTTCGCCCGCACCCAACACGGCAACAACAACGCCTACTGCCAGGACAACGAGCTGACCTGGGTGCGCTGGCCCCGCCGCCCCGGCGGGGCGCCGGACGAGGAGTCGGACGGGGCGTCGGAGCGGGAGCCGGAGCGGGACGCGGGCCAGGTGCCGGAGCGGGAGGCGGACCGGGAGGCGTTGCGGATGCTGGAGTTCACCCGCACGCTGGTGTGGCTGCGCCGGGATCACCCGGTCTTCCGCCGTCGGCGCTTCTTCCACGGCCGGCCGGTCGCGGGCACCCACGACGCGCTGTCGGACATCGCCTGGTTCACGGCCGAGGGCGAGCCGATGCGCCAGCGCGACTGGCAGGCGGCGCACGCCAACTCGCTGATGGTCTTCCTCAACGGCAACGCGATCTCGGAGCCGGGCCCGCGCGGGGAGCGCGTCCGCGACGACTCGTTCCTGCTGATGTTCAACGCGCACAGCTCGCCGCTCGCCTTCACCGTGCCGCCGCGCCACGGCCAGCGCTGGCAGGTGGTGGTGGATACCGCCCGCCCGGACGGCGTCCCGCCGGGCGCCGGCCCCACCGTCGCGGCGGGCGACCGCGTCACGCTGGTGGACCGCAGCCTGCTGGTGCTCCGGCGCCCCTCGTAG
- a CDS encoding LysR family transcriptional regulator — protein MSLRQMEYLVAVVEEGSFTRAAETLNVTQSALSHQVKALEREVGGPLLERLPRGVRLTPMGRAFLPHAELAVRSAGQARRAARAAAGAADGELHIASVHAVAMGVLPETFARWRRAHPGMRLTLREYASAGELADHMDRGVADLAVGHRPTHWQGPVEPVGSEEIVIAVAADDPLARRDSVRLAELADRPWVRCALEPIVAGRPAMDAICERAGFTPRNAVHTEHTSTAVRMARAGAGVVAAPAHVIAGIQGCVGLRVDPPIRRELVVFSRAELVGAARAFVAELRRTLPAATASGAPAGVADAPRARGASDPTAAAPGAAAPAA, from the coding sequence ATGAGCCTGCGGCAGATGGAGTACCTGGTCGCGGTGGTGGAGGAGGGCTCGTTCACGCGCGCCGCCGAGACTCTCAACGTGACCCAGTCGGCCCTCTCCCACCAGGTCAAGGCGCTGGAACGGGAGGTGGGCGGCCCGCTGTTGGAGCGCCTGCCGCGCGGCGTGCGGCTGACCCCGATGGGCCGCGCCTTCCTGCCGCACGCCGAACTGGCCGTGCGCAGCGCGGGCCAGGCGCGCCGCGCGGCCCGGGCCGCCGCCGGGGCGGCCGACGGCGAACTGCACATCGCCAGCGTGCACGCGGTGGCCATGGGGGTGTTGCCGGAGACGTTCGCCCGCTGGCGGCGCGCGCACCCCGGGATGCGGCTGACATTGCGCGAGTACGCGTCGGCCGGCGAACTGGCCGACCACATGGACCGTGGCGTGGCCGACCTCGCCGTCGGGCACCGACCCACGCACTGGCAGGGGCCGGTGGAGCCGGTGGGGTCCGAGGAGATCGTCATCGCCGTGGCCGCCGACGACCCGCTGGCCCGCCGCGACTCGGTACGGCTGGCCGAACTGGCCGACCGCCCCTGGGTGCGCTGCGCCCTGGAGCCGATCGTCGCCGGCCGTCCCGCGATGGACGCGATCTGCGAGCGCGCGGGCTTCACGCCCCGCAACGCCGTCCACACCGAGCACACGTCCACGGCGGTCCGCATGGCGCGCGCCGGCGCGGGCGTGGTGGCCGCCCCGGCGCACGTCATCGCCGGCATCCAGGGCTGCGTCGGCCTGCGCGTCGACCCGCCGATCCGCCGCGAACTGGTCGTCTTCTCGCGCGCCGAGCTGGTCGGCGCGGCCCGGGCGTTCGTCGCCGAGCTGCGCCGGACCCTGCCCGCCGCCACCGCGAGCGGCGCCCCGGCCGGCGTCGCCGACGCCCCCCGTGCCAGGGGCGCGTCCGATCCCACCGCGGCCGCCCCGGGCGCCGCCGCCCCCGCGGCCTGA
- a CDS encoding FAD-dependent oxidoreductase: MADQARETENAHVTDVIVIGGGTGGYSTALRAAALGLDVVLVERDLVGGTCLHRGCVPSKAMLHAAELVDGITEARERWGVRATLEGVDWAALTATRDDIVARNHRGVEGHLAHAGVRVVRATATLTGPRTVRVEPGGTWRARRGLVLATGSRPRTLPGLVPDGRRVVTSDDALFAPGLPESVLVIGGGAIGVEYASLHRSMGASVTLVETADRLLPLEDADVGRHVTRGLKRRGVTVWTGARCEEARPYEDGVRVTVSSPRGEPRHLDVARVLVAVGRAPVTEGLGLGAAGLAPDARGFVAPADWSRLETAVPGVHVVGDLLPPPSPGLAHASFAEGLLVAETLAGRAPRPIDYAAVPRVTYSSPQTASVGLSEEGARERGHDVVTNTLPLTATAKGMVHGQGGLVKVVAERGVGGPAAGAESDGPGARSAVGAAGGVGTVLGVHLVGPHVSEMIAEGQLIVGWEADPADVAQHVHPHPTLSEAVGEVFLTLAGRGLHQH, translated from the coding sequence ATGGCGGATCAAGCACGGGAAACAGAGAACGCGCACGTCACGGACGTCATCGTGATCGGCGGCGGCACCGGCGGCTACAGCACCGCGCTGCGCGCCGCCGCGCTGGGCCTGGACGTGGTGCTGGTCGAGCGGGACCTGGTCGGCGGCACCTGCCTGCACCGGGGCTGCGTGCCCAGCAAGGCGATGCTGCACGCGGCCGAGTTGGTCGACGGCATCACCGAGGCCCGCGAACGGTGGGGCGTCAGGGCGACGTTGGAGGGCGTGGACTGGGCCGCGCTGACGGCCACCCGAGACGACATCGTGGCGCGCAACCACCGGGGCGTCGAGGGCCACCTCGCGCACGCGGGGGTGCGCGTGGTGCGTGCGACGGCGACGTTGACCGGGCCCCGTACGGTGCGCGTGGAGCCGGGCGGGACGTGGCGGGCGCGGCGCGGCCTCGTGCTGGCGACCGGTTCGAGACCGCGCACGCTGCCGGGGCTCGTACCCGACGGGCGCCGGGTGGTCACCAGCGACGACGCGCTCTTCGCGCCGGGGCTCCCGGAGTCGGTGCTGGTCATCGGCGGCGGCGCGATCGGCGTGGAGTACGCGTCGCTGCACCGCTCGATGGGGGCCTCGGTGACCCTGGTGGAGACGGCGGACCGGCTGCTTCCGCTGGAGGACGCGGACGTCGGTCGGCACGTGACGCGCGGCCTGAAGAGGCGGGGCGTGACGGTGTGGACCGGGGCCAGGTGCGAGGAGGCGCGGCCGTACGAGGACGGGGTGCGCGTCACGGTCAGCTCGCCGCGCGGCGAGCCGCGCCACCTGGACGTGGCGCGGGTGCTCGTGGCCGTGGGGCGGGCGCCGGTGACCGAGGGGCTCGGCCTCGGGGCGGCGGGGCTGGCGCCGGACGCCCGGGGGTTCGTGGCGCCGGCCGACTGGTCGCGTCTGGAGACCGCCGTCCCGGGCGTGCACGTGGTGGGCGACCTGCTGCCGCCGCCGTCGCCGGGCCTGGCGCACGCCTCGTTCGCCGAGGGGCTGCTCGTGGCCGAGACGCTGGCCGGGCGCGCCCCGCGCCCCATCGACTACGCCGCCGTGCCGCGCGTGACGTACTCCAGCCCGCAGACCGCGTCCGTCGGGCTCAGCGAGGAGGGGGCCCGGGAGCGGGGCCACGACGTGGTCACCAACACGCTGCCGCTGACGGCTACGGCCAAGGGCATGGTGCACGGCCAGGGCGGCCTGGTGAAGGTCGTCGCCGAGCGCGGCGTCGGCGGGCCGGCCGCCGGCGCGGAGTCGGACGGCCCCGGGGCGCGGTCCGCCGTGGGGGCGGCCGGCGGGGTGGGCACGGTGCTCGGGGTGCACCTGGTGGGCCCGCACGTCTCGGAGATGATCGCCGAGGGTCAGCTCATCGTCGGCTGGGAGGCCGACCCGGCCGACGTCGCCCAGCACGTCCACCCGCACCCGACGCTCTCCGAGGCCGTCGGCGAGGTGTTCCTCACGCTGGCAGGTCGGGGTCTGCACCAGCACTGA
- a CDS encoding histidine kinase produces the protein MNGTLNGTHEPSPAPAAADSPDGEPAAAPGGHLARTRRRPRDWVVDLSAFVLAALFSLVTAGSVVEDPDLPELWLFVDQVFGLLACGALWFRRRWPVHLAAAMLLASTASHFVVGPSLVVMFTVAVHRPFRPVAVIGALAFASSLVNGLVHTDPDLGYVGSVLTGTLLYSTAIGWGMFVRSRRQLLISLRERAHRAESEAALRAERVQRLTRERIAREMHDVLAHRLSLLSVHAGALEYRPDAPPRDIAQAAGVIRASAHQALEDLREVIGVLRTPIGQAAPGAQPTTDDAPPATPGAGTASEPRRGKEARTRPGRARRPRRGRATDRAGGAARADSAPHARLAPPAARESWDGAVPSRPQPTLADLPRLVDEVRQAAMRVVLHDEREACDPVPAATGRTAYRIVQEGLTNARKHAPDATVTVRVAGAPERGLTVEVRDRPEEGGDRPRRAEPIPGSGQGLIGLAERASLAGGDLESGVTEDGGFLLRAWLPWPA, from the coding sequence ATGAACGGCACGTTGAACGGTACGCACGAACCGTCGCCCGCGCCCGCCGCGGCGGACTCGCCCGATGGTGAGCCCGCGGCCGCGCCCGGTGGGCACCTCGCGCGCACCCGGCGCCGCCCCCGCGACTGGGTGGTGGACCTCAGCGCCTTCGTGCTCGCCGCGCTGTTCTCCTTGGTGACCGCCGGGTCGGTGGTGGAGGACCCCGACCTGCCGGAGCTGTGGCTCTTCGTCGACCAGGTCTTCGGGCTGCTGGCCTGTGGGGCGCTGTGGTTCCGCCGGCGGTGGCCGGTACACCTCGCGGCGGCCATGCTGCTGGCGTCGACGGCCTCGCACTTCGTGGTCGGGCCCAGCCTGGTGGTGATGTTCACCGTCGCGGTGCACCGCCCGTTCCGCCCCGTGGCCGTCATCGGCGCGCTGGCGTTCGCGAGCAGCCTGGTCAACGGGCTGGTGCACACCGATCCCGACCTGGGGTACGTGGGCTCGGTGCTGACCGGGACGCTGCTCTACAGCACGGCAATCGGCTGGGGCATGTTCGTCCGCTCCCGGCGCCAACTCCTCATCTCGCTGCGGGAGCGGGCGCACCGGGCGGAGTCGGAGGCCGCGCTGCGCGCCGAGCGCGTCCAACGGCTCACCCGGGAGCGCATCGCGCGCGAGATGCACGACGTGCTCGCGCACCGGCTGTCCCTGCTGAGCGTGCACGCGGGCGCGTTGGAGTACCGGCCCGACGCTCCGCCCCGGGACATCGCGCAGGCCGCGGGCGTGATCCGGGCCAGCGCCCACCAGGCCCTGGAGGACCTGCGGGAGGTGATCGGCGTGCTCCGTACGCCCATCGGCCAGGCCGCGCCCGGCGCCCAGCCGACCACGGACGACGCGCCGCCGGCGACGCCGGGAGCGGGCACGGCCTCGGAGCCCCGGCGGGGAAAGGAAGCCCGGACGAGGCCGGGCAGGGCCCGTCGCCCACGCCGCGGGCGCGCCACCGACCGGGCCGGCGGCGCGGCCCGCGCCGACTCCGCACCGCACGCGCGGCTGGCGCCGCCGGCCGCTCGGGAGTCCTGGGACGGGGCCGTGCCGAGCCGGCCTCAGCCCACGCTGGCCGACCTGCCACGGCTGGTCGACGAGGTGCGGCAGGCGGCCATGCGGGTGGTGCTGCACGACGAGCGGGAGGCGTGCGACCCGGTGCCGGCCGCGACGGGGCGTACGGCGTACCGGATCGTGCAGGAGGGCCTGACCAACGCCCGCAAGCACGCCCCGGACGCCACGGTCACGGTGCGGGTCGCCGGCGCCCCCGAGCGCGGTCTGACGGTCGAGGTGCGGGACCGGCCGGAGGAGGGTGGCGACAGGCCGCGGCGGGCGGAGCCGATTCCCGGCTCCGGGCAGGGGCTGATCGGCCTGGCCGAACGCGCCTCGCTGGCCGGTGGCGACCTGGAGAGCGGGGTCACCGAAGACGGCGGCTTCCTGCTGCGCGCCTGGCTACCGTGGCCCGCATGA
- a CDS encoding response regulator transcription factor, with protein MNTSDHQRVRVLLVDDDPLVRAGLRLMLGGSADVEIVGEAADGTEVGPLVRRHSPDVVLMDIRMPTLDGLAATEELRRAERPPEVIVLTTFHADEHVLRALRAGAAGFLLKDTPPAEIVAAVHRVAAGDPVLSPAVTQQLIEHVAGAGQDLRRSRARGLLGRLNDREREVALAVGEGKSNAEIGNALYMSVATVKTHVSRILTKLDLNNRVQIALLTHDAGLLDGNAA; from the coding sequence ATGAACACTTCCGATCACCAGCGCGTGCGCGTGCTCCTCGTCGACGACGACCCGCTGGTACGCGCCGGGCTGCGGCTGATGCTGGGCGGCTCGGCCGACGTGGAGATCGTCGGCGAGGCCGCCGACGGGACCGAGGTCGGCCCGCTGGTGCGGCGGCACTCCCCCGACGTCGTGCTGATGGACATCCGCATGCCGACGCTGGACGGGCTCGCGGCGACGGAGGAGTTGCGGCGCGCGGAACGCCCGCCCGAGGTCATCGTGCTGACGACGTTCCACGCCGACGAGCACGTGCTGCGCGCGCTGCGGGCCGGGGCGGCCGGCTTCCTTCTCAAGGACACGCCACCGGCCGAGATCGTGGCCGCCGTGCACCGGGTCGCCGCCGGTGACCCGGTGCTCTCGCCCGCGGTCACCCAACAGCTCATCGAGCACGTCGCCGGCGCCGGCCAGGATCTGCGCCGCAGCCGGGCACGCGGCCTGCTGGGCCGGTTGAACGACCGGGAGCGCGAGGTGGCCCTCGCCGTCGGGGAGGGCAAGTCGAACGCGGAGATCGGCAACGCGCTGTACATGAGCGTCGCCACGGTCAAGACCCACGTCTCCCGCATCCTGACCAAGCTGGACCTCAACAACCGGGTGCAGATAGCCCTGTTGACGCACGACGCGGGCTTGCTGGACGGCAACGCCGCCTGA
- a CDS encoding GNAT family N-acetyltransferase — MTDLVIRQLSESDAHLFHTLPDPGLVGHGAFERRYATFAQGGEYRPDWTWVALREDTVVARAAWWAGPDDAKPIALDWFDFTDADAAVQLLRTAPFRSDYALLLPPDWERDPAVREAARARVDAVTDAGMDQLVGRHRYTWTPECGVPEQPGRLTFRPEPDDEEILAVLRRVQHGTLDAHARRVIATDGHDAAAREELDFFHWCPSPREWWRTAWTAEGELVGLHIPARNQSAPVVGFIGVVPEQRGHGYAYDLLADCTRMLAAEGARKIFAETDHGNRPMAANFTKAGYPVSQERAYFQWPQTRD; from the coding sequence GTGACCGATCTGGTCATCCGTCAGCTCTCCGAGAGCGACGCACACCTCTTTCACACCCTGCCCGACCCCGGCCTCGTCGGCCACGGCGCGTTCGAGCGGCGGTACGCCACCTTCGCGCAGGGCGGCGAGTACCGGCCCGACTGGACCTGGGTCGCCCTGCGCGAGGACACCGTGGTGGCCCGCGCCGCCTGGTGGGCCGGCCCGGACGACGCCAAGCCGATCGCCCTGGACTGGTTCGACTTCACCGACGCCGACGCCGCCGTGCAGTTGCTGCGCACGGCGCCGTTCCGCTCCGACTACGCGTTGCTGCTGCCGCCCGACTGGGAGCGCGACCCGGCGGTGCGGGAGGCGGCCCGGGCCCGTGTCGACGCCGTGACCGACGCCGGCATGGACCAACTCGTCGGCCGCCACCGCTACACCTGGACGCCCGAGTGCGGGGTGCCCGAGCAGCCGGGCCGGTTGACGTTCCGACCGGAGCCGGACGACGAGGAGATCCTCGCCGTGCTGCGCCGGGTCCAGCACGGCACGTTGGACGCGCACGCCCGCCGCGTCATCGCCACCGACGGCCACGACGCCGCCGCGCGGGAGGAGCTGGACTTCTTCCACTGGTGCCCGTCCCCGCGCGAGTGGTGGCGCACGGCGTGGACGGCCGAGGGCGAACTCGTCGGGCTCCACATCCCGGCCCGCAACCAGAGCGCGCCGGTCGTCGGCTTCATCGGCGTCGTACCCGAACAGCGCGGCCACGGCTACGCGTACGACCTGCTCGCCGACTGCACCCGGATGCTCGCGGCGGAGGGCGCGCGGAAGATCTTCGCCGAGACCGACCACGGCAACCGGCCGATGGCGGCGAACTTCACCAAGGCCGGTTACCCGGTCTCCCAGGAGCGCGCCTACTTCCAGTGGCCGCAGACGCGGGACTGA
- the msrB gene encoding peptide-methionine (R)-S-oxide reductase MsrB, with product MAYEVEKSDEQWRAELSPAEYQVLRRAGTEPAFRGEYTDTTTEGVYSCRACDAELFRSTEKFESHCGWPSFFDPKDSSAVELVEDRSHGMVRTEVRCARCGSHLGHVFAGEGYPTPTDQRYCINSISLRLQPAED from the coding sequence ATGGCGTACGAGGTCGAGAAGTCCGACGAGCAGTGGCGTGCTGAGCTGTCGCCGGCGGAGTACCAGGTGCTCCGCCGGGCCGGCACCGAGCCCGCCTTCCGTGGCGAGTACACCGACACCACGACCGAGGGTGTCTACTCCTGCCGGGCGTGTGACGCCGAGTTGTTCCGGTCCACGGAGAAGTTCGAGAGCCACTGCGGCTGGCCGAGCTTCTTCGACCCGAAGGACTCGTCCGCGGTCGAGTTGGTCGAGGACCGCTCGCACGGCATGGTCCGCACCGAGGTGCGCTGCGCCCGCTGCGGCTCCCACCTGGGCCATGTCTTCGCGGGCGAGGGGTATCCGACCCCCACCGACCAGCGGTACTGCATCAACTCCATATCGCTGCGGCTCCAGCCCGCCGAGGACTGA